A single region of the Planctomycetota bacterium genome encodes:
- the miaA gene encoding tRNA (adenosine(37)-N6)-dimethylallyltransferase MiaA — MLRIIIGQTASGKSALASRIANQGDYEIISADSMKIYRGMDIGTSKPFSEQQKKLRYHLIDIVEPHEEYNVAKFVRDCDKAIADINKRDRKPLLVCGTPMYLKAWLYGIFSGSGTDSVIRAELEKAASEKGLAFLYEQLIKVDPAKADKIHANDRKRIIRALEVYRLTGKTISSLQTHFSKTELRYSVKMVGLKWKPEELYLRIDERVERMFNAGLVEEVKGLINSGKGLGKQAGEAIGYKEVIRHLNGEITLEVAKEEVKKGTRYLARKQMTWFRRFPDIKWIECKPGDDTERSYKIITEALG, encoded by the coding sequence ATGCTCAGGATAATCATTGGCCAGACCGCCAGCGGTAAGAGCGCCCTTGCCTCCCGAATCGCCAATCAGGGTGATTACGAAATAATCTCGGCTGACTCGATGAAGATATACCGGGGTATGGATATCGGCACGTCCAAACCGTTTTCGGAACAGCAGAAGAAGTTACGATATCACCTGATAGATATAGTTGAACCGCATGAAGAATATAATGTGGCTAAGTTTGTCCGTGACTGCGATAAGGCAATTGCGGATATTAACAAACGGGACAGGAAACCTTTGTTGGTCTGCGGCACGCCGATGTATCTCAAGGCGTGGCTCTACGGGATATTTTCCGGTTCAGGCACTGATTCAGTAATAAGAGCCGAATTAGAAAAGGCCGCCTCGGAAAAGGGGCTGGCATTTCTCTACGAGCAATTAATAAAGGTTGACCCGGCTAAGGCGGATAAGATTCATGCCAATGACCGCAAGCGGATTATCCGGGCGTTGGAGGTTTATCGCCTGACCGGCAAAACCATCTCGTCATTACAAACCCATTTTAGCAAGACCGAGTTGCGCTATTCGGTGAAGATGGTTGGCCTGAAATGGAAGCCGGAGGAATTATACCTGCGGATTGATGAGCGGGTGGAGCGGATGTTTAATGCTGGGTTGGTGGAAGAGGTTAAAGGTTTAATTAATTCTGGCAAAGGATTGGGTAAGCAGGCCGGGGAGGCCATCGGTTACAAGGAGGTTATCAGGCATCTGAATGGAGAGATCACATTAGAGGTGGCCAAAGAGGAAGTTAAGAAGGGCACCCGCTACTTAGCCCGGAAGCAGATGACCTGGTTCCGGCGCTTCCCGGATATAAAATGGATAGAATGCAAACCCGGAGATGACACGGAACGGAGTTACAAGATTATTACAGAAGCCCTGGGATAA
- the queC gene encoding 7-cyano-7-deazaguanine synthase QueC encodes MKNANSIVLLSGGLDSTVSLALAIRKGLQVKLALTFDYGQKSAQQEIRSARFLCRKYHIKHQVFNLKWLGKLSRNPLTDKKQPVPKRMASHLVWIPNRNALFINIAAAFAEALGYKYIITGFNKEEAINFPDNSIPFINAVNKTLKYSTLKGNVKVVSFTAKMDKKQMTSQALKLGLPLNKLWSCYTGGLPAGRHGKTPCGVCESCLHRGGNATPP; translated from the coding sequence ATGAAAAACGCTAACTCTATTGTGCTATTATCCGGCGGACTTGACTCCACGGTTTCCCTGGCCCTGGCTATCAGGAAAGGACTCCAAGTAAAATTAGCCCTGACCTTTGATTACGGCCAGAAATCAGCCCAACAGGAAATCCGCTCGGCCCGGTTCCTGTGCCGAAAGTATCACATAAAGCACCAGGTATTCAACCTGAAATGGCTGGGCAAACTTTCCCGTAATCCGCTGACTGATAAGAAACAGCCGGTTCCCAAGCGTATGGCGTCTCATCTGGTCTGGATTCCCAATCGCAATGCCCTGTTCATAAATATCGCGGCCGCATTTGCCGAGGCGCTGGGCTATAAATACATCATCACTGGATTTAATAAAGAAGAAGCAATCAATTTCCCGGACAACTCCATCCCCTTTATCAATGCCGTCAATAAGACACTCAAATACTCCACGCTCAAAGGCAATGTCAAGGTAGTCAGTTTTACCGCTAAGATGGACAAGAAGCAAATGACCAGCCAAGCCCTGAAGTTAGGGCTACCGCTGAACAAACTCTGGAGTTGTTATACGGGCGGCCTGCCTGCCGGTAGGCACGGCAAGACTCCCTGCGGGGTCTGCGAATCCTGTTTACACCGAGGCGGCAACGCCACTCCCCCTTAA
- a CDS encoding histidine--tRNA ligase, whose translation MKLRKPQGTEDILPEQMGLWKFVEDTVKDVFGRYGYSEIRTPIMEFYSVFNRSAGETSDVVEKQMYLLQSRKEEPDDKDAMVLRPELTAPVVRAYLENNLDKIKKFQKFYYLGSLFRYERPQKGRLREFHSVGVEALGSDHPLLDVEVIDLALRFFEALGIKDYRLSINSIGCPECRETYSEALRDSLSKSTADLCGDCQRRFSKNILRILDCKNRKCYEIGSQIEPLEKYLCPGCKGHFEAVRKGLDDSKISYSLNNHLVRGFDYYTRTVFEITHSGLGAQDTLCGGGRYDNLIAEMGGPATPAVGFGIGLERVIEVLKNVVKKEIGQSALAVYVVTTDPTLGAQAFQVVRQLRNESISADMDYEAKSVKAQFRNADKLKARFVAVLGPDELSRDVVKLKEMATGIEKEVKLTALVEEIREKK comes from the coding sequence ATGAAATTAAGAAAGCCGCAAGGGACAGAGGATATTCTGCCGGAGCAGATGGGGCTCTGGAAGTTTGTTGAAGATACGGTCAAGGATGTTTTCGGCAGATACGGCTATTCTGAGATCCGCACGCCCATAATGGAGTTTTATTCTGTCTTTAACCGCTCGGCTGGCGAGACATCCGATGTGGTGGAAAAGCAGATGTATTTATTACAATCACGGAAAGAGGAGCCCGATGATAAGGATGCGATGGTGCTCAGACCGGAATTGACTGCGCCGGTGGTTCGGGCTTACCTGGAAAACAATCTGGATAAGATTAAGAAATTCCAAAAGTTTTATTATCTGGGGTCCTTGTTCAGATATGAGCGTCCACAGAAAGGCCGCTTACGTGAGTTTCATTCAGTCGGCGTTGAGGCGCTGGGTTCCGACCATCCCTTGCTGGACGTTGAGGTGATTGACCTGGCGCTGAGATTCTTTGAGGCGCTGGGCATCAAGGATTACCGGTTGAGCATAAATTCTATCGGCTGCCCTGAATGCCGCGAGACATATAGCGAGGCGCTCAGGGATAGTTTGTCCAAATCAACGGCTGATTTGTGCGGGGACTGCCAGCGCAGATTTAGCAAAAATATCCTGAGAATTCTTGACTGCAAGAACAGGAAATGTTATGAAATTGGGTCTCAAATTGAGCCTTTAGAGAAATACCTCTGTCCGGGTTGCAAGGGGCATTTTGAGGCGGTCCGAAAAGGGCTGGATGATAGCAAGATAAGCTATAGCTTGAACAATCATCTGGTCCGGGGGTTTGATTATTATACCCGGACGGTTTTCGAGATAACCCACTCCGGGTTGGGCGCCCAGGATACGCTCTGTGGCGGCGGCCGGTACGACAACCTGATTGCCGAAATGGGCGGTCCGGCCACTCCGGCCGTTGGGTTTGGCATCGGCTTGGAGCGGGTAATTGAAGTCCTGAAGAATGTTGTTAAAAAGGAGATTGGCCAATCGGCGCTGGCAGTGTATGTCGTGACCACGGACCCGACTTTGGGTGCGCAGGCGTTTCAGGTGGTTAGACAGCTGCGGAATGAATCAATCAGCGCTGATATGGATTACGAGGCCAAGAGCGTCAAGGCCCAGTTCAGGAACGCGGATAAACTTAAGGCGCGGTTTGTGGCGGTGCTCGGACCGGACGAACTGTCCAGAGATGTAGTTAAACTTAAAGAGATGGCGACCGGAATAGAGAAAGAAGTGAAATTAACCGCTCTTGTTGAAGAAATAAGAGAAAAGAAATAG
- a CDS encoding tetratricopeptide repeat protein, with the protein MIKSQKIPRLSPALSGLLESKATMKKPPQTEEVFKRFEIGLYEAALRSNPNNVEALRSLGYIYSREGLHDKAVEIDKRLVRLLPEESIVHYNLACSYSQLNNLEGALSELEMSVLLGYNDWKHMDGDKDLDNLRKDPRYQQVMSALKKKYIV; encoded by the coding sequence ATGATAAAGAGCCAGAAGATACCCCGGCTTAGCCCGGCGTTGAGCGGATTATTAGAAAGTAAAGCAACAATGAAGAAACCGCCGCAGACCGAAGAAGTATTCAAGCGGTTTGAGATCGGATTATATGAAGCCGCCCTGCGCTCAAACCCCAATAATGTCGAAGCCCTCCGTTCCCTGGGTTATATCTATTCCCGCGAAGGACTGCATGACAAGGCCGTGGAGATAGACAAGCGCCTGGTCCGGCTCCTGCCTGAAGAATCCATTGTCCATTACAACCTGGCCTGTTCATACTCCCAGCTCAATAATCTTGAGGGCGCCTTGAGCGAACTGGAGATGTCCGTGCTCCTGGGTTATAATGATTGGAAGCATATGGACGGCGACAAAGACCTGGACAACCTCAGAAAAGACCCCCGCTACCAGCAAGTGATGTCAGCGCTCAAGAAGAAGTACATTGTCTAA